From Saprospiraceae bacterium, one genomic window encodes:
- the ftsY gene encoding signal recognition particle-docking protein FtsY — MGFFNRFFNKEKQHELEKGIEKTRESFFDKIARAVVGKSTIDEEILDELEQILISSDIGLETSVKIIERLEARVAADKFVKIEELNTLLKSEIDQMLGENKTEDLDDFYTGETKPHIILVVGVNGVGKTTSIGKLAFQFVAKGKKVIIAAGDTFRAAAEDQLKIWSDRVNCDFFTKGMGADPSAVAFEATREAVVKGSDILIIDTAGRLHTKLNLMNELSKIYRSIQKALPGAPHEVLLVLDATTGQNAIEQCRHFTNATQLTGLILTKLDGTAKGGVVLGISDQFKIPIKYIGVGESIDKLQVFNKKAFIDLLFSKAGSL, encoded by the coding sequence ATGGGATTTTTCAACCGTTTTTTCAATAAAGAAAAACAACATGAGCTTGAGAAGGGAATTGAAAAAACCAGAGAAAGCTTTTTTGATAAAATTGCCAGGGCTGTCGTTGGAAAATCTACCATAGATGAAGAAATTCTGGACGAATTAGAGCAAATTCTTATTAGCTCTGATATTGGATTGGAAACTTCAGTAAAAATTATCGAACGCCTTGAAGCAAGGGTTGCAGCTGATAAGTTTGTGAAAATAGAGGAACTAAACACACTACTTAAAAGTGAAATCGATCAAATGTTGGGAGAAAATAAAACGGAAGATCTGGATGATTTTTATACCGGAGAAACGAAACCCCATATTATTTTAGTGGTAGGTGTCAATGGAGTAGGTAAAACAACTTCCATTGGTAAACTAGCCTTCCAATTTGTTGCAAAAGGCAAAAAAGTAATCATTGCCGCCGGAGATACATTTAGGGCTGCGGCAGAAGATCAGCTTAAAATTTGGTCAGATCGGGTAAACTGTGATTTTTTTACCAAAGGTATGGGTGCAGATCCTTCTGCAGTTGCATTCGAAGCTACCCGTGAAGCCGTTGTCAAAGGTTCTGACATTTTAATAATTGATACAGCAGGAAGACTTCATACGAAATTGAATCTTATGAACGAATTGAGTAAAATTTATCGCTCCATTCAGAAGGCCCTTCCTGGTGCTCCACATGAAGTTTTGTTGGTCCTTGACGCTACTACGGGACAAAATGCCATTGAACAATGCAGACATTTTACCAATGCTACCCAATTAACTGGTCTGATTCTAACCAAATTGGACGGTACAGCAAAAGGTGGTGTGGTGTTGGGCATATCTGACCAGTTTAAAATCCCAATCAAATACATCGGAGTTGGAGAAAGTATTGATAAACTTCAGGTTTTCAATAAAAAGGCCTTTATTGACCTCTTATTTTCAAAGGCCGGTAGCCTCTAA
- a CDS encoding asparaginase, giving the protein MVTENNFIQIFITGGTFDKEYNFVTGQLYFKDSHVVEMLERGRCSLDVNVKTLMMVDSLEMTDSDRDMIIHQCKTSKTDKILITHGTDTMVKTAEAIIQAGVTQKTIVLTGAMIPYAFGSSSDGFFNLGSALAFAQTLNNGVYISMNGRYFPWDKVRKNTKTGFFEEIY; this is encoded by the coding sequence ATGGTTACAGAGAACAATTTTATCCAAATATTTATTACAGGTGGAACATTTGACAAAGAGTATAATTTTGTGACCGGGCAATTGTACTTTAAAGACAGTCATGTCGTAGAGATGCTTGAAAGAGGTCGATGCTCACTTGATGTCAATGTAAAAACTTTGATGATGGTAGATAGTCTCGAAATGACCGATTCTGACAGAGACATGATCATTCATCAATGTAAAACTTCAAAGACTGATAAGATTCTGATCACGCATGGTACTGACACCATGGTCAAAACAGCGGAAGCCATTATTCAGGCTGGTGTTACTCAGAAAACCATCGTTTTAACAGGGGCAATGATCCCTTATGCATTTGGAAGCTCTTCCGATGGATTTTTCAATCTAGGAAGTGCCCTGGCGTTTGCCCAAACATTAAACAATGGTGTTTATATTTCAATGAATGGAAGGTATTTTCCCTGGGATAAGGTTAGAAAAAATACAAAGACAGGATTTTTTGAAGAAATCTATTAA
- a CDS encoding T9SS type A sorting domain-containing protein, which yields MKVVYKWAFAILSGLLFISYASNPPNGYTGAPGESTCASCHSGGGSISGSLEILGLPGSITPGQTYQITLKINNTSTPLTNAVRGGFQLVVVDQNNNNIGTLSNPSTSSTLSFFVGKNYWEHNPFKNFSGGNNLTWTVDWQAPASATGQVVNMYAACVMANGNGNNSGDRVYSEQVLGNMPGPPPLSASISNFKNVSCFDGSDGFITVSASNGVPPYNYNWSNGQTTATASNLMAGNHSVTVTDQAGGMVVLNRNLTQPTIIHINASASRLLLNCFGDNNGFINLTVSGGVSPYTYKWSNGPTTKDISNLRAGDYTVTVKDNAQCEQIKEFSIEQPDALSLIPLVLNKPDCINHNNGSIEMSVSGGSLPYNYKWNSGETSALISDKFPGVYTCTVTDQKLCVRIQSINLVVDDRIKPRILPNPMPVVHLDSFGQFTIVPSLFAKNVIDNCDTGIVIKADVGQVKCNNLGLLPVKIVATDLAGNIDSAMIDVLVLDTLAPIVQVPMDMTINNCSLKVPALSGFDNCGIKEIRKLEGPDEGALFNEGINHLKYEFEDPSGNITAVAYKVELINPLEIKVDTILLDDCTGKDPVVVLSMQHKNDLEYSMYYNDSIVKSFDTIEIYQFGEIPDSKFLLSFRDSNLCNRTFAFDIQYKDPSYQPREIVITEPSDCIAKDGKIELFFSDSVTEARWLDQDLNELDNQTGENLGIGVYFYRVSFKDAQTNETCTITFGPFELSCVSFEGETNVILETVLVFPNPSNQPILSLYLETIGSTNISVLNSGGITVFSEKNLLPGLHEIDLGIQPSGLYLIKLETGKSIIHRKWILME from the coding sequence ATGAAGGTAGTTTACAAATGGGCATTTGCTATTCTCTCAGGTCTTTTGTTCATTTCTTATGCCTCCAACCCTCCCAATGGTTATACCGGGGCTCCTGGCGAAAGTACTTGTGCGAGCTGCCATTCAGGCGGTGGAAGTATCAGTGGAAGTTTGGAAATATTGGGCCTTCCCGGCAGCATCACTCCGGGGCAGACTTATCAAATCACCTTAAAAATAAACAATACCTCGACTCCATTAACCAATGCTGTCCGGGGTGGTTTTCAGTTGGTTGTTGTCGATCAAAATAATAACAACATTGGAACTTTATCAAACCCAAGCACCTCATCGACTTTGAGTTTTTTTGTTGGTAAAAATTATTGGGAACACAACCCTTTTAAAAATTTTAGTGGAGGAAATAATTTGACATGGACCGTCGATTGGCAAGCACCGGCCAGTGCAACAGGTCAGGTCGTTAATATGTATGCCGCTTGTGTGATGGCCAATGGCAATGGAAACAATTCTGGAGACAGGGTTTATTCAGAACAGGTTTTGGGAAATATGCCGGGCCCTCCCCCACTTAGTGCAAGTATTTCAAATTTTAAAAACGTGTCGTGTTTTGATGGAAGCGATGGCTTTATTACAGTCTCAGCATCCAATGGTGTTCCACCTTATAACTACAATTGGTCCAATGGTCAAACCACCGCGACAGCCAGTAACCTCATGGCAGGGAATCATTCAGTAACGGTCACAGATCAAGCTGGCGGTATGGTGGTACTTAATAGAAACCTGACCCAACCGACTATCATCCATATAAATGCTTCTGCAAGTAGATTATTGTTAAATTGTTTTGGAGATAACAATGGTTTTATTAATTTGACAGTCAGTGGAGGTGTGAGTCCATATACCTATAAATGGTCAAATGGACCAACCACCAAGGATATTTCAAATTTAAGAGCTGGGGACTATACAGTTACAGTCAAAGACAATGCGCAGTGTGAGCAAATCAAAGAATTTTCTATTGAACAACCAGATGCTTTGAGCCTTATACCTCTTGTTTTAAACAAACCGGATTGCATAAATCACAACAATGGAAGTATTGAAATGAGTGTATCCGGAGGCAGCTTACCATACAACTATAAATGGAATTCAGGAGAGACTTCTGCACTAATAAGCGATAAGTTTCCAGGAGTGTACACTTGTACGGTCACGGATCAAAAATTGTGCGTTAGAATTCAATCAATCAATCTTGTTGTGGATGATAGGATCAAGCCGAGGATTCTGCCGAATCCAATGCCAGTGGTTCATTTGGATTCTTTTGGACAATTTACCATTGTGCCTTCACTATTTGCAAAAAACGTAATCGATAATTGTGATACCGGAATTGTTATAAAGGCTGACGTAGGTCAAGTCAAATGCAATAATTTGGGCCTTTTGCCTGTCAAAATCGTTGCCACCGATCTTGCTGGAAATATTGACTCTGCAATGATTGATGTATTGGTATTGGATACATTGGCTCCCATTGTTCAAGTTCCAATGGATATGACAATCAATAATTGTAGCCTTAAAGTTCCTGCTTTATCAGGATTTGATAACTGCGGGATAAAAGAAATCAGGAAGTTGGAAGGGCCTGACGAAGGCGCATTGTTTAATGAAGGGATAAACCATTTAAAATATGAGTTTGAGGATCCATCTGGAAATATTACAGCAGTAGCGTATAAGGTTGAGCTCATCAATCCCCTAGAAATCAAAGTGGATACCATCCTTTTGGACGATTGTACTGGTAAGGATCCGGTGGTTGTTTTGAGCATGCAACACAAGAATGATTTGGAATATTCGATGTATTACAACGATTCCATTGTCAAATCTTTTGACACCATTGAGATTTACCAGTTTGGGGAGATACCGGATTCTAAATTTTTGTTGAGTTTTCGGGATTCAAATTTATGCAACCGGACTTTTGCTTTTGATATTCAATACAAGGATCCATCCTACCAACCCAGAGAAATAGTTATTACAGAGCCTTCAGATTGCATTGCAAAAGATGGTAAGATTGAATTATTTTTTTCGGATTCAGTCACGGAAGCACGATGGTTGGATCAGGATTTGAATGAGCTGGATAATCAAACGGGTGAAAATTTAGGAATAGGGGTTTATTTCTATCGTGTTAGTTTCAAGGACGCGCAGACCAATGAAACTTGTACCATCACTTTTGGCCCATTTGAGCTAAGCTGTGTCAGTTTTGAAGGAGAAACTAATGTCATTTTGGAAACAGTGTTAGTCTTTCCAAATCCATCAAACCAGCCGATTCTTTCTTTGTATTTAGAAACGATTGGGTCTACAAACATTTCGGTTCTGAATTCCGGAGGTATCACTGTATTTTCAGAAAAAAATCTTTTACCAGGATTGCATGAAATCGATTTGGGGATTCAACCTTCTGGACTGTATCTTATTAAATTGGAAACAGGTAAATCTATCATTCACCGCAAATGGATTCTGATGGAATAA
- the rpmB gene encoding 50S ribosomal protein L28 — MSKVCDLTGTRPLFGNKVSHSNRKTKRRFNPNLQKKSFFIPETNEWIELKVTAKALRTIDKYGLYEYLKKLECKC, encoded by the coding sequence ATGTCTAAAGTTTGTGATTTAACCGGTACTAGGCCTTTGTTTGGAAATAAAGTTTCTCACTCCAATAGAAAAACAAAAAGAAGATTTAACCCAAATCTTCAGAAAAAATCTTTCTTTATACCAGAGACCAATGAGTGGATTGAATTAAAGGTGACGGCCAAAGCGCTAAGAACCATTGATAAATATGGTTTATATGAGTATTTGAAGAAATTGGAATGTAAATGTTAG
- a CDS encoding ABC transporter substrate-binding protein — MQVKDQVFQTIEINFPPKRIVSLVPSQTELLYDLGLENQVVGITKFCVRPPHWIKEKLKVGGTKNVSIQKVIDLNPDLVLANKEENNKEDIDRLSQTIPVWTSQVSNVQDAFYMIDQIGMICDRQLEATAMTQKIQHEIRHFVQFRKSILPTPLKICYLIWKAPWMSVGKDTFIHEMLELAGFENIFSDKIRYPTTSLDEIRQRGPDWIFLSSEPYPFNEKHKDLFKDFNSIIVDGEPFSWYGSRMLYSFKYFCRLIDQIQTTTP, encoded by the coding sequence ATGCAAGTAAAAGATCAAGTTTTTCAAACGATCGAAATAAACTTTCCTCCCAAAAGAATCGTTTCACTCGTGCCTTCTCAGACAGAATTATTGTATGATTTAGGTTTGGAAAATCAAGTAGTAGGAATTACTAAATTTTGTGTCAGACCACCCCATTGGATTAAAGAGAAATTAAAGGTGGGTGGTACCAAAAATGTCAGTATTCAGAAAGTGATTGATCTTAACCCGGATCTTGTCCTTGCCAATAAAGAAGAAAATAACAAGGAGGATATTGATCGATTGAGTCAAACTATTCCGGTTTGGACCAGTCAAGTGTCCAATGTACAAGATGCGTTTTATATGATCGACCAGATTGGCATGATCTGCGATCGCCAATTAGAAGCAACAGCGATGACGCAAAAAATACAGCATGAAATAAGACATTTTGTGCAATTTAGAAAGAGCATTCTACCAACCCCGCTTAAAATTTGCTATTTGATTTGGAAAGCACCATGGATGAGTGTAGGTAAGGATACATTTATTCATGAAATGCTTGAGTTGGCTGGATTTGAGAATATTTTTTCAGATAAAATCCGATATCCAACAACCAGTCTCGATGAAATCAGACAACGTGGGCCTGATTGGATTTTTCTTTCATCAGAACCCTACCCTTTTAATGAGAAGCATAAAGATTTATTCAAGGATTTTAATTCTATCATTGTTGATGGCGAACCTTTCAGTTGGTATGGAAGTAGAATGTTATATAGTTTTAAGTATTTTTGTCGTTTAATTGATCAGATCCAAACAACTACTCCATGA
- the rpmG gene encoding 50S ribosomal protein L33: MAKKSKGNRQQIILECTEHKDSGMPGTSRYMTEKNKKNTPDRIELKKYNPILKKYTVHKEIK; the protein is encoded by the coding sequence ATGGCTAAGAAAAGCAAAGGCAACCGCCAACAAATTATTTTGGAGTGTACAGAGCACAAAGATTCTGGAATGCCCGGAACTTCAAGATATATGACTGAAAAGAATAAGAAAAACACCCCCGATCGGATTGAATTGAAAAAATACAATCCCATCTTAAAGAAATACACTGTTCATAAAGAAATTAAATAA
- a CDS encoding DUF4295 family protein, with the protein MAKVSKNARVAQRAANVGSGRDFVKVIKSIKDPVTGKYTYKELMVHKDKVKDFFEQNK; encoded by the coding sequence ATGGCTAAAGTATCTAAAAACGCAAGGGTTGCTCAGCGTGCAGCCAATGTAGGTTCTGGTAGGGATTTTGTCAAAGTGATCAAGTCGATTAAAGATCCGGTAACAGGAAAATATACCTATAAAGAACTGATGGTCCACAAGGACAAAGTCAAAGACTTTTTCGAGCAAAACAAGTAA
- a CDS encoding T9SS type A sorting domain-containing protein, with the protein MKFFKAALLFISANFLVIHTSNSQCASGVTYITKVTSTTGAGTYDDPALGQIEFEFCFKLDEFFESQTNWVHGIFISFGDLQDGVTYELGESGEQNTQHGPRKWIYIDSLKAKQFKLPGVGFYVDDFDGNPKNNYGDNGKGTPRATFPDLKPFCFKAKYTCGYPRILRPTITVTGDGTTGGWSNPACPGDEFTSTQGGGNNSGYIVVCGTVLPLQLLSFSGNFENQRNYLNWTGLADEYFSHYELERRFSHEKTFVRIETFAIKSEYSGSFVHEIDYMDPTIPQSTTYYRLKMVEKDHTYTYSSAISIAASKSLKNNLEVKIFPQPADQLISVEWTSKSDQLNFEIYNIDGKLCGYGSLKSEAQKNFNSADIPIHYLPVGSYLIRFIEGLATVSPEFQVQQIKVIKFTKK; encoded by the coding sequence ATGAAATTTTTTAAAGCAGCTTTATTATTTATATCGGCTAATTTTTTGGTGATTCATACATCGAACAGCCAATGTGCATCAGGTGTGACCTATATTACCAAAGTCACATCAACCACAGGAGCTGGTACCTATGACGATCCTGCATTGGGCCAAATTGAGTTTGAATTTTGCTTTAAATTGGATGAATTTTTTGAATCTCAAACCAATTGGGTTCATGGAATTTTTATTTCATTTGGAGATTTGCAAGATGGTGTTACCTATGAATTGGGAGAATCTGGAGAACAGAATACCCAACACGGGCCAAGAAAATGGATTTATATTGATTCTTTAAAAGCCAAACAGTTTAAGTTACCTGGGGTTGGATTTTACGTTGATGATTTTGATGGAAATCCGAAGAACAATTACGGTGACAATGGAAAAGGAACCCCAAGAGCCACATTCCCTGACTTAAAGCCTTTTTGTTTTAAGGCAAAATACACCTGTGGTTATCCGCGAATTTTGAGGCCGACCATAACAGTGACCGGCGATGGAACAACCGGTGGATGGTCGAATCCGGCTTGCCCTGGCGATGAATTTACATCCACCCAGGGTGGAGGAAATAACTCTGGTTATATTGTTGTTTGCGGTACAGTTTTACCTTTGCAATTACTGAGTTTTTCAGGAAATTTTGAGAATCAACGCAATTATTTAAATTGGACTGGCTTAGCGGACGAGTATTTTTCACATTATGAATTGGAAAGGCGTTTTAGTCATGAAAAGACTTTTGTTCGAATCGAGACTTTTGCCATCAAATCAGAGTATTCCGGGTCTTTTGTTCACGAAATTGATTACATGGATCCTACAATACCACAAAGTACTACTTATTACAGACTTAAGATGGTGGAAAAAGACCATACATACACCTATTCTTCGGCAATCAGCATAGCCGCTTCCAAATCTTTGAAAAACAATCTAGAAGTTAAAATATTTCCTCAACCCGCTGACCAGCTGATCTCGGTCGAATGGACCAGCAAGAGCGATCAACTTAATTTTGAAATTTATAATATTGACGGGAAACTATGTGGTTATGGTTCTTTGAAAAGCGAAGCTCAAAAGAATTTTAATTCAGCAGACATCCCCATTCATTATTTACCGGTAGGTTCTTACCTTATTCGATTTATAGAAGGACTGGCCACGGTTTCCCCTGAATTTCAGGTCCAGCAGATTAAAGTAATAAAATTTACTAAAAAATAA
- a CDS encoding SPFH domain-containing protein → MGIFSFFKNEFIEVIDWVENDPNVILYKFQDKQADIKYGAALTVRPSQLAIFVNEGEIADVFSEGLYSLETQNLPILTKLRHWDMGFKSPFKCDIYFVSLKHFTQFKWGTPNPILLRDQQFGQVRVKAFGTYMLKISDPIAFFKQYAGNRNIVYQSEIEESMRDLISPRFGEALAESKISVMDMVSNLTEIGSAILPNLQDDFNQFGIQITKFVITSISLPPEVESFYDKITNMNMVKDMDRLTKFETSQAIGKAAENQGSTGAFIGMNMGAGMGQMIHQSMSSSNQNSQDELDLQARIMEAIRELGKLKSEGIITEDEFESKKKELLARL, encoded by the coding sequence ATGGGCATTTTTAGTTTTTTCAAAAACGAGTTTATTGAAGTGATTGATTGGGTTGAAAATGACCCAAATGTCATCCTTTACAAATTTCAGGACAAGCAGGCCGATATTAAGTATGGCGCAGCGCTTACGGTGAGACCTTCTCAGTTGGCCATTTTTGTCAATGAGGGTGAAATAGCAGATGTTTTCTCAGAAGGCCTTTATTCTTTAGAGACACAAAACTTGCCCATACTGACGAAGTTGAGGCATTGGGACATGGGATTCAAATCCCCTTTTAAATGTGATATATACTTTGTCAGTTTAAAACATTTCACCCAATTTAAATGGGGTACTCCAAATCCAATCTTATTGCGCGATCAGCAATTTGGACAAGTCAGGGTAAAAGCTTTCGGCACTTATATGCTTAAAATTTCAGATCCAATTGCATTTTTTAAGCAATACGCCGGAAACAGGAATATAGTATATCAGTCTGAAATTGAAGAAAGTATGAGAGATTTAATCTCTCCGAGATTTGGCGAAGCACTGGCCGAATCCAAAATTTCAGTTATGGATATGGTCTCTAATTTAACGGAAATTGGCTCAGCCATCCTTCCCAATTTACAAGATGATTTCAACCAGTTTGGCATTCAGATTACAAAATTTGTCATTACTAGCATCTCACTTCCTCCGGAGGTTGAATCCTTCTATGACAAAATTACGAATATGAACATGGTAAAAGATATGGATCGACTCACCAAATTCGAAACCTCACAAGCCATCGGAAAGGCAGCTGAAAATCAAGGTTCAACGGGTGCTTTTATTGGCATGAACATGGGAGCCGGTATGGGGCAAATGATTCATCAATCCATGTCATCTTCAAATCAAAACAGTCAGGATGAACTTGATCTTCAGGCCAGAATAATGGAAGCAATCCGCGAACTTGGTAAGCTTAAGTCTGAAGGGATTATAACAGAAGATGAATTTGAGTCAAAGAAAAAAGAACTCCTGGCAAGATTGTGA
- a CDS encoding S8 family peptidase, giving the protein MKYLLLLCILVGSCDINGQETIPHEYFVEWRQPKAHLNSFIANCKLNHIEIQYLDSYQPFGIITFPATFQREDEIKLLTNESSIKHFHASKVLQARGCSPNDPSYNRQWNMGKMEFDEVWCYTNEGISPLGDTLVIGLMDFGFDFRLNDILPNVFVNHHELPNNKIDDDGNGYVDDYYGYSPISINKNDEHPEANHGTEVISILGAKGNNGKDITGAAQNIKILMCSGMSESHMIACYTYFYKMKELYLQSGGQKGAYVVATSISLGFNSAFPEDHPNVCPLYDWLGSIGIMNVCATVNEPDHDIGLKGDIPSLCPSDFLIAVTNTDMNDRFVPSSGYSKLHIDIGASGEEVAVLQRGGMLGSSSGCSLSAPQVGAGIVLLNQFCGKYAQLLKNKPEDALKLLKSMILNCGDPLSSLSNITVSGNRFNVFKSMLCLETYCNSLKEQSFMEIEVNPLKDGNLKVNLGFDQFGPYTLRIFNPLGQMIDFLDENHRPGSVDQTIERDVSNYPSGIYYIQFLFNGKQETKGFVKY; this is encoded by the coding sequence ATGAAATATCTCTTATTGCTTTGTATTTTAGTGGGCTCATGTGATATCAATGGGCAGGAAACCATACCGCATGAATACTTTGTGGAGTGGCGCCAACCAAAAGCCCATTTGAATTCTTTCATTGCAAATTGTAAATTGAATCATATTGAAATCCAATATCTGGACTCGTATCAACCTTTTGGAATCATCACTTTTCCCGCCACTTTTCAAAGGGAAGATGAAATCAAATTATTAACGAACGAATCATCCATAAAGCACTTCCATGCTTCCAAAGTACTTCAAGCCAGAGGGTGTTCTCCAAATGATCCATCGTATAACAGACAATGGAATATGGGAAAAATGGAATTCGATGAGGTTTGGTGTTATACCAACGAAGGTATCAGTCCTCTTGGTGATACTTTGGTGATCGGCTTAATGGATTTCGGTTTTGATTTTCGCCTCAATGATATTTTGCCCAATGTTTTTGTCAATCATCACGAACTGCCAAACAACAAAATCGATGATGACGGAAATGGCTATGTGGATGATTATTATGGTTATAGTCCTATTTCAATCAATAAGAATGATGAGCATCCCGAAGCCAATCACGGAACGGAGGTAATTAGCATCTTGGGGGCCAAGGGAAACAATGGGAAGGACATTACAGGAGCAGCGCAGAACATAAAAATTTTAATGTGTTCCGGGATGTCTGAATCACACATGATTGCCTGCTATACCTACTTTTACAAAATGAAAGAATTGTATCTCCAATCTGGAGGACAGAAAGGAGCCTATGTGGTGGCCACCAGTATTTCACTGGGTTTTAATTCAGCTTTTCCTGAGGATCACCCAAATGTTTGCCCTTTGTATGATTGGCTCGGATCCATCGGAATTATGAATGTATGTGCCACAGTAAATGAGCCTGATCATGATATTGGCTTAAAGGGAGATATTCCGTCCTTGTGTCCAAGTGATTTTTTAATAGCGGTAACCAATACCGATATGAATGACCGGTTCGTGCCATCCTCGGGATATAGTAAGCTGCACATTGATATTGGCGCATCTGGTGAAGAAGTCGCCGTTTTACAAAGAGGGGGTATGTTAGGATCCTCTTCAGGATGTTCTTTATCAGCACCTCAAGTGGGAGCAGGTATCGTTTTGCTCAATCAATTTTGTGGTAAATATGCCCAGCTTCTAAAAAATAAACCAGAAGATGCTCTCAAATTGCTGAAATCAATGATCCTCAATTGTGGAGACCCGCTTTCAAGCTTATCCAATATTACGGTATCCGGCAATAGGTTTAATGTGTTTAAATCCATGCTGTGTTTGGAAACTTATTGCAACTCACTAAAGGAACAAAGCTTTATGGAAATTGAGGTTAATCCTTTGAAAGACGGCAATTTAAAAGTAAATTTAGGATTTGATCAATTTGGTCCTTATACCCTTCGAATATTTAATCCTCTGGGCCAAATGATTGACTTTTTGGATGAAAATCACCGTCCAGGATCTGTAGATCAAACCATTGAGAGGGATGTAAGTAATTATCCTTCAGGTATATATTATATTCAATTTTTATTTAATGGTAAACAGGAAACCAAGGGTTTTGTAAAATATTAA